cacaactaaaatttttaatttttaatttaaaaaatatagtaacgtacatagaaataaattatcacattaatttcagggactttgatcaaaaattgaaaaccaacaaagtttcaatCAAGAATATTCatagttagggaccgcatccaaaatctcccataaaaataaaacataaatacaaAACCAGCAATGCTCAAAGACTGAAAAGATAataagtttttaatttaaagggAAATACATGAAACATATAAGAATGTTCCGTGGTCCAATATCCTAATGGATAGGGTGTTGAGTATCTACCCATGCATCTCGGGTTCAAAACTCCCCCAACtccctaaattattgtaatagtttcaaacCCTTCCCTCCCTTAATTTTATTTCCTAGAGGGAACATTTCACATCAATTACATTTTAAAGGAAACGTGCACAATTTATATTAATGCAACCAAACCCAAAGCTGTGGAATTAGGGCAGTAGCATCCATGCAGATGAGAAGATCATGCATGTCTCTTAGGTGCAATGGAAGCCTTTCGGGATAGACTTGCCACAGTAATTCAAAAGCAAGCCTAACGAGACTGGCACATCAAGATTGATGCCCAAAACGTTGGCCTTAATGGCAGTGCAAAGGCACACAGCAGCTTCAAGATCGGCAAGTCCACCAACGAGGCTACAGCATGGGGTCTTTGGTGGGGTCCCCACAACAATGTTCACCAAGTCATTTAACAAGTTGCCACATACCCCTAGCTTAAGGACGTCCTTAGGGCAAGAGGCTTCAGCTGGAGGGCTTGCGGGAGGGTAAAAGGCTTGAGATGGAGGACTTGCGGAGGGAAAACTTGTGGGAGGGCAATAGGCTCCATCTGGTGGGCTTGCAGGAGTAGAGCTAGCGGGAGGAGAGCTTGCGGGAGAAGAACTTGAAGGAGGAGAGCTTGCGGGAGGAAAACTTGTGGGAGGAGAGCTTGTGGGAGGGGAACTTGCGGGAGGAGAGCTTGCTGGAGGAGAAATTGCTGGAGGAGAAATTGTTGGAGGAGAATTTGCGGGAGGGGAACTTGCGGGAGGAGAGATTGTGGGAGGAGAGCTTGCTGGAGAACTTGCAGGAGGAGAGCTTGCGGGAGGAGAAATTGCTGGAGGAGAAATTGTAGGAGGAGAATTTGCGGGAGGGGAACTTGCGGGAGGAGAGCTTGCGGGAGGAGAACTTGCAGGAGGAGAACTTGCAGGAGGAGAGCTTGCGGGAGGATAGCTTGCGGGAGGAGAGCTTGCAGGAGGAGGAGAACTTGTGGGAGGAGAGCTTGCAGGAGGAGAATTTGCTGGAGGGAAACTTGCGGGAGGAGAGCTTGCGGGAGGAGAGCTTGCAGGAGGAGAGCTGGCAGGAGTAGAGCTTGCGGGAGGAGAGCCTTTGGGAGAAGAACTTGCGGGAGGAAAACTTGCAGGTGGAGAACTTGCAGGAGGGAAACTTGAGGGTGGAAAGCTTCCGGGAGGAGAAGGGCAACGAGTTGCACTGACTGTAGTGAAAAACAAGAGGTTAAGGGAGAGCAGAAGAGCAATGGTTGCAACTGCCTTAGAAGAAGCCATTTTTTGAACTAGATACTGATACTCCTTAGGAAGTGACTGATTGATCATATGCTTCCCAGAGGGGTTTTTAGGTGGTGGATATACTGAAGAGAATGAAGCTGGGGTATTTATAACATTTGTACCATTATTGGAATCAAAATGTGTCAAAGAAAACCATGTGATCACACAGTATAGTGTTTTGGATCCACCTGTCACTTGCTGCCTTCGGTGCGACGTGGACAGTAAGGCCATTTCAACTTTTGTACATACTTGTATTTTGTGCTTAATTTCTAATATACAGCACCAAAACAAAAAGGACGCCTTGTTATTATTTGGCACAAAATAATTCTTAGCCTCCTAGTTTTTAGTGTCCTAGTTTGGCCAAAATGTTTCGAAGAATCAAGGGAAAGATATGTAGCAGCCGACATCGATCTCAAGTGTGAAAAAATGGCTTCTAAAAATTAGTGCGGGCATTATAAAAATtagggttctttagatatagTTCCTTAAAACTCctatttttcaaataaaaatccacctaaatttaaacattcaaataaaatccaaatttcaaatagacTGCCATGTAGACAAATATATGACCAACTATTACAATACATTACCAACTTATACCACAAAATCCTAATTTGGTCAATAAATGTTATTACTCATCCAAATTATGATGAGCAATTAAACCCATATGGATATTTTATCTTTCTTGTATCATAAATATTAGcaacatatataaattaatttaccaaatttaaaaaaaaagaaaagaaaaaaaaatacatatcttGTACggaaataatattgtttgaatAATGTAATTACCTACatacaaattaatttacctacttaTAAAATGTTATACTAATTTACCTTCATTTTGAATCATGTAATTACCTACATACAAATATTATAGTAATTCACctacatttaaattaatttacctacttattaaattaatttacctattcaaaaaagaaaaaaaatagtgatATTAGATAATGCTCGAATGTTATGGGTTTGTGCTTGTAGGCAATTAAATAAACTTTTAATCTAATGCATATAAATCATTTAGGTAAATTAGACCATTTTGGAAGTAAATTAGACTctttaaattttggtttgatGGAATAGGTAAATTAgactattttgtaggtaaaaatTGTGCGGAACAtatagcttttgttttgtgtattAGGGATTAGAGTATTAGCCGAAGctattttagttttattgttgTATTGGTAGGAAAATTAACTTATATACTTAATGCACTAAATTATGAAATTAGTATTATAATTTTGCAATCAGCACGTTATAACAATTTGATAGTTAATACATTGAATATACAATGAATAGcatgaattattttgtaaaatatataaaattaattaaatggaTATAACAAGTAATTGATCCAAAAACCCTATCCAAGTATTAATAGGGGTAGTTTAGGCATTCGGAAAATACATAATTTGAAAAGTCAATGTGCtttattcaagaaaacaaaaggaGATGGGTTTTAGTAGAGGAAAATATAGTTTCAAGGGGTAATATCAAAAAATTAGTAAACCAACAAATATGGACTGATAAGAAATCTGAATTGAAAAACAATGCATCTAACTTAAATCTTCCACAATTCAATTTTGCTTGCCCACTAGGTTCATATGTGAGGATGTAAAGAGTTGTCCAACTTCTTgtccaaaaaaagaaagggattATATACAGCTTGTTTGATATTCATCTCGTTTTTAGTTTTCCCTTTTGCATTTGAGATATGGGAATAGTATATAGGAGAAAAGAACAAGGGTGTGAAGAAATAAAGAataataaatgaaaataaaatcgtaaaaacgaaaacaacataaaatacttttgttttcagttttgaAACTGTGTCTTTTTCCATTTATTTCTTCTACATCCTCTGTATCTCTTATTTCTCTCATATATTTTCCCTGCCATCATTCCTCCATTatatctctcatttctctcataTATTTTCCCTACTATCATTCCTCCATTATATCTCTCATTTCTCCCATCCCCTAGCATCAATCCTCCACTATTACCTCTCATTTCtcttatgatttttatctcaaatataaaaatgaaaactaaaaaaaacaaaacaaaaaaaaaagtagttatCAAAGGAAGAAGCTCTGGATCCACAAATCTCAAATGTTCTAGGCATTACACTTATCAGAAAAAACCAAAAGTACCGACCTCAATTTTGGAATGGCTGCTTACCACACGCGCTTATCTAGTATTTAGCCAGATAATAATATGGAGCAGAAGCATTCAGCTATATATCGGCCTCAGGATTGGAAAAGATAAAACCTAATGAAATATGAAAAGCGTTGCTTTGAAGGAGCCATGGATTTAACATACCCATTGAAAATGGTGTTAATTTATTAGGGCTTAAATAAGATGGTTTTTAGATTATAATATGAATGGTTTTATAATCCTGAATTAGATCCTTCTTATAAAACACGTAGACACATCATCTACAATGatctccatatatatatatatatatatatagattttgCTTTTATTTACAAGCTTGCCATTTTTTTCTTACCTGTTGTCAGTAGTAATGCTAGATAATTGTATCCCGTACATGGCAATTTTAATGCTAAGTCAATTCtcaaagagaaaagaaatatCTATAATCAATTAAAGCCATATTTATTGTACAAgcataatgttagggagactaaatttgcaaactaaatgatatgttacAAATAGGAATAAACatgtttatgaacgtttaaataataaaccaatcatcaacttccatgttctttaatttccaaaattttgtctataaatttagtctccctagcattatccatATTGTACAAATATCATTCCAGTTTCACGTGACACTGGGGATTTACATTTGTATGGTAAATTTTTGTATTGTACAATATTTAGGTACGATAGTTTAGGTCCATTAATTTAGTTGCAAATATTTTGCTTTACTAACTTGGTCATTAGTTTCATTTGTATGACAAAGTTTTgtattgcatgtatttataTTTGTTTGGGTACTTTAATTTAGTCCTATttgtatataaaatataaaataaaaataaacaagaggCGATATTTTGGGTCCATTAATTTAGGTGCAAATATTTTGCTTAGGTACATCATACGGTGATGATTGAAAGATATCCAGTGACATGTGACATGGTAATAATAAGATAAAACAAGCTGATTAATATGAAAATGTATGGAAGGCATGTCCGGTTAGTCCttaaatagggtaaattacacagacATTCCTTAAGGTTTATTCAGTTTTCTCACAACTCTGTCACATTTGATAAGTAACACTAACACTCAttgaggttttaattcactttcACAAATTAGTAAAAAAAATCAGTCTATAAAAAGACAAATACCCttataattaattacttaacaaaataaataaataaaaacttttatgaataaataaaaaaaaaactaaaaatttacccaagacattaaaataaaaaacaataaatgaaaaatcCTATTGGAACCCAAACATCCAACTTTATGTTTGTTTTTCCACTACCACCACCCACAAACCCATTCCCCTCATTTCCAGCAACCCCCTCCTGATCTTCTTCTTGGTTGAACAATCCCAAAGGTTTGGACAAATGAGATGGCGATGTCGACAAGAAATTTTTCTAGAAAGTACGAATGTAAGATAGATCGAGTGAAAGAGATGTTGATGTCGACAAGAAAATTTCAAAATGAAAGAGCTAGCGATGTCGTTATTGGATAAGAAACATGAACAGAGTGGGTAGCGGAGAACTGGCGGTGCTCTCCAGTTTCATGAAGAAAATAgctctttttatcttcttctagTGTAATTAATCCATATATTTATGCTTGCTTTAGTTCCAACCTCTGTTGATTTTAATGAAAGCCATGAGATGATGAGAGTGCTTGGATCTCCTGCACTAGAACCGTTAATAGTTCATAGTTGTAGCTCATATCATTCATTATTAATTCTCAACAAATAAAATCTCTGCGGCAGCATATAATTACTCCCAAATGAAATTGATTTTATATGTTCATGTTCATGGCCTCTCTCCACCGCAGTTCAAGACTAAAATGTCAAGGAGTGTTGGGCGGGATTGAAGTGGTTGAAAgcgagagagaggagaggagtCGTCTTTTGGTggctgatgagtagattttatattatatattttaccctaatcttagtatattttggttaatatattggaagaatcttgatattttgaattgtattttcaatataggactttcgatttcctctggagcaaaatagGATCAAAtagacgaattttggagtaattccagttggaggacgttcgtgagtcacttagcttgagcgtatcaaaatttgggatttttccaccaagcggttattttctggcgatgaaataaagaaacagtgcgcagtgctggaatttgacgtttttgggcttaaatgacgtttttagagcacaagatgacctcggatgggttcgtggccttctggaaaagtgttcagaatattccaaacatcaaatccagctatattgggccagttttggagcagcttatgggccaaaacgtggctgttcagattttagacgaattttactatttttatttagggtttttattaattttagtttgctagggtttgtgtggtggcttagcaaatatattgcttggccgtctacaatTTGAGGGTacactttattttatgcaatattggag
This is a stretch of genomic DNA from Malus domestica chromosome 02, GDT2T_hap1. It encodes these proteins:
- the LOC103407221 gene encoding 36.4 kDa proline-rich protein-like translates to MINQSLPKEYQYLVQKMASSKAVATIALLLSLNLLFFTTVSATRCPSPPGSFPPSSFPPASSPPASFPPASSSPKGSPPASSTPASSPPASSPPASSPPASFPPANSPPASSPPTSSPPPASSPPASYPPASSPPASSPPASSPPASSPPASSPPANSPPTISPPAISPPASSPPASSPASSPPTISPPASSPPANSPPTISPPAISPPASSPPASSPPTSSPPTSFPPASSPPSSSSPASSPPASSTPASPPDGAYCPPTSFPSASPPSQAFYPPASPPAEASCPKDVLKLGVCGNLLNDLVNIVVGTPPKTPCCSLVGGLADLEAAVCLCTAIKANVLGINLDVPVSLGLLLNYCGKSIPKGFHCT